The Megachile rotundata isolate GNS110a chromosome 3, iyMegRotu1, whole genome shotgun sequence genome includes a window with the following:
- the LOC100878430 gene encoding uncharacterized protein LOC100878430, with protein sequence MGEEQQLFLIEFLVEKVKIPVIRAMQDELLPACTCVSFQILSLPPVDICQEALTDGCGCEEGDTQIFKKGKSCLFALPSIVLQRPVTSFPVKLSVYKKLPPGVLPDVMLVGCHQIEAKALINAVLSQKVFKIANPCQTIKDTFKITTVTGQCVGSVTVYIRVSCFGNKIITQFQVPHNRKPYLFKGTEDSPVFQCKKIPSSCDTPAPLKCTCTKKCIDGSGESAGKTCCQTPLVVAPPCPPLPDKLSDWGPRPCCSSRQPSAGTQGASCPCSSKSPQKSQEDKRSLLGGLRSTQQSDRKCDPCCGAQPVQKDVCPPCCTASSKGPKGLSDLFSEPATKKCGCPVKEYSCTCGK encoded by the exons ATGGGTGAAGAGCAACAGCTCTTCTTAATCGAATTCCTAGTCGAGAAGGTTAAGATTCCTGTAATTAGGGCAATGCAGGACGAGTTACTACCAGCCTGCACCTGCGTATCTTTCCAA ATTTTAAGCTTGCCACCTGTCGATATTTGCCAAGAAGCTTTGACCGACGGTTGCGGTTGCGAGGAGGGTGACACACAGATCTTCAAGAAAGGCAAATCCTGTTTGTTCGCTCTGCCATCGATCGTACTCCAAAGGCCAGTAACCTCGTTCCCGGTGAAGTTATCCGTCTACAAGAAACTACCTCCCGGAGTACTACCGGACGTGATGCTGGTCGGTTGTCACCAGATCGAAGCCAAAGCCTTGATAAACGCCGTGTTGAGCCAGAAGGTTTTCAAGATCGCGAATCCTTGCCAGACGATCAAGGACACGTTCAAAATTACTACAGTGACGGGTCAATGCGTTGGCTCGGTTACGGTCTACATAAGGGTGTCTTGTTTCGGAAATAAAATCATCACCCAGTTTCAAGTGCCTCACAATAGGAAACCCTACCTCTTCAAAGGCACCGAAGATAGCCCTGTTTTTCAATGCAAGAAGATACCCTCTTCTTGCGATACACCGGCTCCGTTGAAGTGTACCTGCACGAAGAAATGTATTGACGGAAGTGGGGAGTCTGCTGGAAAAACTTGTTGTCAGACACCTCTTGTTGTGGCACCACCTTGTCCGCCTTTACCTGACAAGTTAAGCGACTGGGGACCACGACCTTGCTGTTCCAGTCGACAACCTTCTGCTGG CACACAAGGAGCAAGTTGTCCCTGCTCTTCCAAGTCGCCTCAGAAGAGTCAAGAGGATAAAAGATCTCTGTTAGGCGGATTACGCAGCACTCAGCAGAGTGATAGAAAATGCGATCCTTGTTGCGGTGCGCAACCGGTGCAAAAAGATGTGTGTCCACCATGTTGCACTGCATCCTCGAAAGGACCCAAAGGACTCAGTGATTTATTCAGTGAGCCGGCTACGAAAAAGTGTGGATGCCCTGTGAAGGAGTACAGTTGCACCTGTGGAAAGTGA
- the LOC100877183 gene encoding uncharacterized protein LOC100877183 isoform X1, which translates to MNNSPQNTEVAGQQHRTGVENSDEEEWSGVVECVMLLHRLVYRKNDFYLLKQPSSSSFLLPISSCFSWSRKFCGLHNAVLERSKSDRVTRADEDRRRRTIIVEKKNGTYGFTLQSYGIHYKREQEIEMVTYVDYVEYDGPAFKAGMREGDVILSINGHEMDRADHKTLVNFIKNCDTRMRMVVSFEDCVRKVELHMRYIELQRALQSRLSELERLCERERSILMGRWKTHSLPARKRTPNSVITNNPNQPSPSSSFNSSTIQCCRPATSTEHLLLYNVFADGRPCLVPRNAACLVAIGPPRSRSDHHHFLSKMSSESGVTTSSRHSYHQANGMNSTPAKSKMHKSCQQQQQSNTNGEPTPLHPPPQNSLCVACISSANRRREHSDSGSLDAYDLASPCCDPNCVPSRRRREKQRRARNEQNHHQQQQQQQQQQQVQHHHVQREQSQQQQQHGTHNCSRTSGHSLHSITSSDVSTTADSVASCSTSLSTDTLYWDPSVHQRPPPCLQYAKPKSWDNLTTKAFGGYGFGYGYLDTATIKTHSAERPGKGAHGRAKTPTGTVQRRTSSSTTYSGSSTRHFQPTKSTESLLIPPPYQTELDASLSCECLDGPAPRCIPIIQMEKHSRQEEGSYVINTHTQVRHRRSSHSDGKLRALNNSEVTRL; encoded by the exons ATGAACAACTCACCGCAGAATACGGAGGTGGCCGGGCAACAACACCGGACCGGCGTTGAGAACAGCGACGAGGAGGAATGGAGTGGTGTCGTGGAATGTGTAATGTTATTACATCGACTCGTGTATCGAAAGAATGATTTTTATTTGCTGAAACAGCCTTCCTCGAGCAGTTTCTTGTTGCCCATTTCGAGTTGTTTTTCGTGGTCAAGGAAATTCTGTGGATTGCACAAC GCTGTTCTGGAGAGGTCAAAGTCAGACCGGGTGACACGAGCGGACGAGGACAGACGCCGACGTACCATCATCGTCGAGAAGAAGAATGGCACGTACGGTTTCACGTTACAG AGCTATGGAATTCATTACAAAAGGGAGCAAGAAATCGAGATGGTCACATACGTGGACTACGTCGAGTACGACGGACCAGCATTCAAAGCCGGTATGCGCGAGGGTGACGTGATACTCTCGATAAATGGCCATGAAATGGACAGAGCCGATCACAAGACGTTAGTCAATTTCATAAAGAACTGTGATACTAGGATGCGGATGGTCGTGTCTTTCGAAGACTGTGTAAGAAAG GTGGAATTGCATATGCGTTATATCGAATTACAACGTGCTCTCCAATCGCGGCTCAGTGAATTGGAGAGACTTTGCGAAAGGGAACGGTCTATTCTCATGGGTCGGTGGAAAACCCATTCACTGCCAGCACGCAAAAGAACGCCTAACAGCGTAATCACCAATAACCCCAATCAACCATCGCCCTCGTCAAGCTTCAATTCTTCCACGATTCAGTGTTGCAGACCGGCTACGTCCACGGAACATTTACTCCTCTACAATGTG TTTGCCGATGGACGACCATGCTTGGTTCCCCGCAACGCCGCCTGCTTAGTAGCCATAGGCCCTCCTCGCTCCCGCAGCGACCACCATCATTTCCTCTCAAAAATGTCCAGCGAATCAGGAGTGACCACTTCGTCGCGACACAGCTATCACCAAGCAAACGGGATGAACAGCACGCCAGCCAAGTCGAAAATGCATAAATCTTGCCAGCAACAACAACAGTCGAATACGAACGGAGAACCGACTCCGCTTCATCCTCCGCCACAGAACAGTTTATGCGTCGCATGTATTTCAAGCGCGAACCGTCGTAGAGAACACTCGGATAGCGGTAGCTTGGACGCGTACGATTTAGCCAGTCCCTGTTGTGATCCAAATTGTGTGCCCAGTCGTAGACGACGGGAGAAACAGAGGAGGGCGAGAAACGAACAGAACCACCaccaacagcaacagcagcagcagcagcagcagcaagtACAGCATCACCACGTACAACGAGAACAAtcgcaacagcagcagcaacatgGTACGCACAATTGCTCACGCACATCGGGACATAGTTTGCATTCCATCACCAGCAGCGACGTGTCGACCACTGCTGACAGCGTCGCCTCTTGCTCGACCAGCCTAAGTACGGACACGCTTTATTGGGATCCAAGCGTGCACCAACGACCACCACCGTGCCTTCAGTATGCCAAGCCAAAATCCTGGGACAATCTGACTACGAAGGCATTCGGAGGCTATGGCTTTGGATACGGGTATTTGGACACGGCCACCATAAAAACGCATAGCGCCGAGAGACCAGGCAAAGGTGCCCACGGACGAGCGAAAACGCCGACCGGTACCGTTCAGAGAAGGACGAGCAGTAGTACTACCTATTCCGGAAGTTCCACCAGACATTTTCAGCCGACCAAATCTACAGAAAGTTTACTGATACCTCCACCTTATCAAACGGAGTTGGATGCGAGTCTAAGCTGCGAATGTCTAGATGGACCAGCTCCTAGGTGCATACCCATTATTCAGATGGAGAAGCACAGTAGACAGGAAGAGGGTAGCTACGTTATCAATACGCACACGCAAGTTCGACATCGCCGGTCTAGTCATTCGGATGGGAAATTAAGGGCTCTAAATAATTCCGAGGTGACGCGTCTGTAA
- the LOC100877183 gene encoding uncharacterized protein LOC100877183 isoform X2, translated as MNNSPQNTEVAGQQHRTGVENSDEEEWSGVVECAVLERSKSDRVTRADEDRRRRTIIVEKKNGTYGFTLQSYGIHYKREQEIEMVTYVDYVEYDGPAFKAGMREGDVILSINGHEMDRADHKTLVNFIKNCDTRMRMVVSFEDCVRKVELHMRYIELQRALQSRLSELERLCERERSILMGRWKTHSLPARKRTPNSVITNNPNQPSPSSSFNSSTIQCCRPATSTEHLLLYNVFADGRPCLVPRNAACLVAIGPPRSRSDHHHFLSKMSSESGVTTSSRHSYHQANGMNSTPAKSKMHKSCQQQQQSNTNGEPTPLHPPPQNSLCVACISSANRRREHSDSGSLDAYDLASPCCDPNCVPSRRRREKQRRARNEQNHHQQQQQQQQQQQVQHHHVQREQSQQQQQHGTHNCSRTSGHSLHSITSSDVSTTADSVASCSTSLSTDTLYWDPSVHQRPPPCLQYAKPKSWDNLTTKAFGGYGFGYGYLDTATIKTHSAERPGKGAHGRAKTPTGTVQRRTSSSTTYSGSSTRHFQPTKSTESLLIPPPYQTELDASLSCECLDGPAPRCIPIIQMEKHSRQEEGSYVINTHTQVRHRRSSHSDGKLRALNNSEVTRL; from the exons ATGAACAACTCACCGCAGAATACGGAGGTGGCCGGGCAACAACACCGGACCGGCGTTGAGAACAGCGACGAGGAGGAATGGAGTGGTGTCGTGGAATGT GCTGTTCTGGAGAGGTCAAAGTCAGACCGGGTGACACGAGCGGACGAGGACAGACGCCGACGTACCATCATCGTCGAGAAGAAGAATGGCACGTACGGTTTCACGTTACAG AGCTATGGAATTCATTACAAAAGGGAGCAAGAAATCGAGATGGTCACATACGTGGACTACGTCGAGTACGACGGACCAGCATTCAAAGCCGGTATGCGCGAGGGTGACGTGATACTCTCGATAAATGGCCATGAAATGGACAGAGCCGATCACAAGACGTTAGTCAATTTCATAAAGAACTGTGATACTAGGATGCGGATGGTCGTGTCTTTCGAAGACTGTGTAAGAAAG GTGGAATTGCATATGCGTTATATCGAATTACAACGTGCTCTCCAATCGCGGCTCAGTGAATTGGAGAGACTTTGCGAAAGGGAACGGTCTATTCTCATGGGTCGGTGGAAAACCCATTCACTGCCAGCACGCAAAAGAACGCCTAACAGCGTAATCACCAATAACCCCAATCAACCATCGCCCTCGTCAAGCTTCAATTCTTCCACGATTCAGTGTTGCAGACCGGCTACGTCCACGGAACATTTACTCCTCTACAATGTG TTTGCCGATGGACGACCATGCTTGGTTCCCCGCAACGCCGCCTGCTTAGTAGCCATAGGCCCTCCTCGCTCCCGCAGCGACCACCATCATTTCCTCTCAAAAATGTCCAGCGAATCAGGAGTGACCACTTCGTCGCGACACAGCTATCACCAAGCAAACGGGATGAACAGCACGCCAGCCAAGTCGAAAATGCATAAATCTTGCCAGCAACAACAACAGTCGAATACGAACGGAGAACCGACTCCGCTTCATCCTCCGCCACAGAACAGTTTATGCGTCGCATGTATTTCAAGCGCGAACCGTCGTAGAGAACACTCGGATAGCGGTAGCTTGGACGCGTACGATTTAGCCAGTCCCTGTTGTGATCCAAATTGTGTGCCCAGTCGTAGACGACGGGAGAAACAGAGGAGGGCGAGAAACGAACAGAACCACCaccaacagcaacagcagcagcagcagcagcagcaagtACAGCATCACCACGTACAACGAGAACAAtcgcaacagcagcagcaacatgGTACGCACAATTGCTCACGCACATCGGGACATAGTTTGCATTCCATCACCAGCAGCGACGTGTCGACCACTGCTGACAGCGTCGCCTCTTGCTCGACCAGCCTAAGTACGGACACGCTTTATTGGGATCCAAGCGTGCACCAACGACCACCACCGTGCCTTCAGTATGCCAAGCCAAAATCCTGGGACAATCTGACTACGAAGGCATTCGGAGGCTATGGCTTTGGATACGGGTATTTGGACACGGCCACCATAAAAACGCATAGCGCCGAGAGACCAGGCAAAGGTGCCCACGGACGAGCGAAAACGCCGACCGGTACCGTTCAGAGAAGGACGAGCAGTAGTACTACCTATTCCGGAAGTTCCACCAGACATTTTCAGCCGACCAAATCTACAGAAAGTTTACTGATACCTCCACCTTATCAAACGGAGTTGGATGCGAGTCTAAGCTGCGAATGTCTAGATGGACCAGCTCCTAGGTGCATACCCATTATTCAGATGGAGAAGCACAGTAGACAGGAAGAGGGTAGCTACGTTATCAATACGCACACGCAAGTTCGACATCGCCGGTCTAGTCATTCGGATGGGAAATTAAGGGCTCTAAATAATTCCGAGGTGACGCGTCTGTAA
- the LOC105661751 gene encoding uncharacterized protein LOC105661751, with product MDRGHRSRKKSSKDDKTKKVSSSTTTFGSRVDKSSPEVTEQYLFLLEFFIHHLTSERLAKLNQMFFVPTTISVEFLNFKDEDGIQITPVDPLFQPQAGVADDIEYFFSGRSILFAIDQYSVINKILDLVIKLCVHKAMPEGVKPDVLVGKGELDMTMPFSALRKEMLQCWHKMAPPPRVFEGEVPLMYNEEEIGNVCMFVRISAFGQTIVTEFESPPERTVSSYVFKGVEDKSAAYKCRIVDPHVADVCRDSKDDLAAGGPPCRVCVKEQHPCTPCGDPCGATLKPNVSRGRQCAGADIRPSPGSRSPSRPNCHQAGLIQSSRGPAQPCGKAVVLKVSGILDTGTDKKPTVTVAPECDAIDPSNVDPEHDVFVLRIGKKGIVGAGEKSDIQLEMKTPKGPERGPPIRYETREMQTDEGKGKKKKKKKKK from the coding sequence ATGGATCGTGGACATCGTTCGAGGAAGAAATCTTCGAAGGATGACAAAACCAAGAAGGTTTCATCGTCGACGACCACGTTCGGTAGCCGAGTGGACAAGTCATCTCCGGAAGTGACAGAACAATACCTCTTCCTTCTCGAGTTCTTCATCCACCACCTAACCAGCGAACGTTTGGCCAAACTAAATCAGATGTTCTTCGTCCCCACCACCATTTCCGTggagttcctaaatttcaaggACGAAGATGGTATCCAAATCACCCCGGTGGACCCTCTGTTCCAGCCTCAAGCCGGCGTGGCCGACGACATCGAGTATTTCTTCTCGGGTCGCTCGATACTGTTCGCCATCGATCAGTACTCGGTGATCAACAAGATCTTAGACCTGGTGATCAAACTGTGCGTGCACAAGGCAATGCCAGAAGGCGTGAAGCCTGACGTGTTGGTCGGCAAAGGCGAACTGGACATGACGATGCCCTTTTCCGCGCTGAGAAAAGAGATGCTCCAATGCTGGCACAAAATGGCGCCTCCCCCGAGGGTGTTCGAGGGCGAGGTACCTCTGATGTACAACGaggaggaaattgggaatgtgtgcATGTTCGTGAGGATCTCCGCGTTCGGGCAGACCATCGTGACCGAGTTCGAGTCGCCTCCAGAACGCACGGTGTCCTCGTACGTTTTCAAGGGTGTCGAGGACAAGTCGGCGGCGTACAAATGCCGCATCGTGGACCCGCACGTCGCCGACGTCTGCAGGGACTCGAAGGACGACCTAGCCGCCGGAGGACCTCCTTGTCGCGTGTGCGTCAAGGAGCAACACCCTTGCACCCCGTGCGGAGACCCCTGCGGAGCCACCCTGAAGCCGAACGTCAGCCGCGGAAGACAATGCGCTGGAGCGGATATACGACCGAGTCCGGGGTCGAGGTCGCCGTCGAGACCGAACTGCCATCAGGCCGGTTTGATTCAATCGAGCCGGGGGCCGGCGCAACCGTGCGGAAAGGCGGTCGTTCTGAAGGTGTCCGGTATCCTAGACACTGGCACCGACAAGAAACCTACGGTCACCGTGGCGCCAGAATGTGACGCGATCGATCCGAGTAACGTCGATCCTGAACATGACGTTTTTGTGCTGAGGATTGGGAAAAAGGGGATCGTGGGAGCTGGAGAGAAGTCGGATATACAGCTGGAGATGAAGACGCCGAAGGGCCCGGAGAGGGGCCCTCCCATCAGGTACGAGACCAGGGAAATGCAGACCGACGAGGGCAaagggaagaagaaaaagaagaagaagaagaagtga
- the LOC105663831 gene encoding uncharacterized protein LOC105663831 has translation MFMFPEPPPLDYHLTDISPAFVADGIFYPGRATACHKYIAKQLRPIKRTLRDPIAPPRELDSRTLNRTLEREKGGYVYPCGKDDGIVYDTLGSMPKWKRDLNGGQRSLYSTFPRSRQYELSYIRERRLAKRCRKPIVKSSEKEQETVKVDEVPCHFLEPPIWWKGGKGKPSRLPVGNINDYAYDKGELADQLDIKISEKLHMDHPMKYIPGVIHRIKNPEDTSMKDVLERADTFKVVVAKVESLPEDSPPVDKRICSPRKSPRTKDQDLPKIHTAPCDNDRRWQASYKSTDVVSNDAERQRKLRRLTRPFSHELHVWYLKNKPTKLQVSVRHAGKRPIPERRFSHL, from the exons ATGTTTATG TTTCCAGAACCACCTCCGCTCGATTATCACTTAACTGATATCTCCCCGGCTTTCGTGGCAGACGGCATATTTTATCCAGGAAGAGCAACTGCCTGTCATAAATATATTGCCAAGCAACTAAGACCGATCAAGAGAACCCTAC GCGACCCGATAGCGCCGCCACGGGAATTAGACTCGAGAACTTTAAACCGGACACTCGAAAGAGAGAAGGGAGGATACGTGTATCCTTGTGGCAAGGATGACGGGATAGTTTACGATACTCTTGGATCGATGCCTAAATGGAAACGAGATCTGAATGGAGGACAACGAT cTTTGTACTCTACGTTCCCACGATCGAGGCAGTATGAACTATCTTATATTCGTGAGAGACGGCTAGCTAAAAGATGTAGAAAACCCATTGTGAAATCTAGTGAAAAGGAGCAAGAAACGGTCAA AGTGGACGAAGTGCCATGTCATTTCTTGGAACCTCCGATTTGGTGGAAGGGTGGAAAAGGAAAACCAAGCCGTCTCCCCGTAGGAAACATCAACGACTACGCGTACGATAAAGGAGAATTAGCGGATCAACTCGATATTAAAATCAGTGAGAAGCTTCACATGGATCATCCGATGAAATATATACCCGGTGTCATTCATCGGATAAAG AATCCAGAAGACACGAGCATGAAGGATGTCCTCGAACGAGCGGACACTTTCAAAGTTGTGGTCGCAAAGGTTGAAAGCTTGCCAGAAGATAGTCCACCTGTTGACAAACGTATCTGTTCTCCTCGAAAAAGTC CTCGTACAAAGGATCAAGATTTGCCAAAAATTCACACGGCGCCTTGTGATAACGATCGCCGATGGCAGGCGAGCTATAAGAGTACAGATGTTGTGTCTAATGACGCAGAACGACAAAGGAAACTGCGAAGACTAACGAGACCGTTCTCGCACGAGTTACATGTCtggtatttgaaaaataaaccaACCAAACTGCAAGTGTCTGTCAGACATGCGGGAAAAAGACCAATTCCTGAGAGGAGGTTCTCTCACTTATaa
- the LOC100877183 gene encoding uncharacterized protein LOC100877183 isoform X3 encodes MNNSPQNTEVAGQQHRTGVENSDEEEWSGVVECAVLERSKSDRVTRADEDRRRRTIIVEKKNGTYGFTLQSYGIHYKREQEIEMVTYVDYVEYDGPAFKAGMREGDVILSINGHEMDRADHKTLVNFIKNCDTRMRMVVSFEDCVRKVELHMRYIELQRALQSRLSELERLCERERSILMGRWKTHSLPARKRTPNSVITNNPNQPSPSSSFNSSTIQCCRPATSTEHLLLYNFADGRPCLVPRNAACLVAIGPPRSRSDHHHFLSKMSSESGVTTSSRHSYHQANGMNSTPAKSKMHKSCQQQQQSNTNGEPTPLHPPPQNSLCVACISSANRRREHSDSGSLDAYDLASPCCDPNCVPSRRRREKQRRARNEQNHHQQQQQQQQQQQVQHHHVQREQSQQQQQHGTHNCSRTSGHSLHSITSSDVSTTADSVASCSTSLSTDTLYWDPSVHQRPPPCLQYAKPKSWDNLTTKAFGGYGFGYGYLDTATIKTHSAERPGKGAHGRAKTPTGTVQRRTSSSTTYSGSSTRHFQPTKSTESLLIPPPYQTELDASLSCECLDGPAPRCIPIIQMEKHSRQEEGSYVINTHTQVRHRRSSHSDGKLRALNNSEVTRL; translated from the exons ATGAACAACTCACCGCAGAATACGGAGGTGGCCGGGCAACAACACCGGACCGGCGTTGAGAACAGCGACGAGGAGGAATGGAGTGGTGTCGTGGAATGT GCTGTTCTGGAGAGGTCAAAGTCAGACCGGGTGACACGAGCGGACGAGGACAGACGCCGACGTACCATCATCGTCGAGAAGAAGAATGGCACGTACGGTTTCACGTTACAG AGCTATGGAATTCATTACAAAAGGGAGCAAGAAATCGAGATGGTCACATACGTGGACTACGTCGAGTACGACGGACCAGCATTCAAAGCCGGTATGCGCGAGGGTGACGTGATACTCTCGATAAATGGCCATGAAATGGACAGAGCCGATCACAAGACGTTAGTCAATTTCATAAAGAACTGTGATACTAGGATGCGGATGGTCGTGTCTTTCGAAGACTGTGTAAGAAAG GTGGAATTGCATATGCGTTATATCGAATTACAACGTGCTCTCCAATCGCGGCTCAGTGAATTGGAGAGACTTTGCGAAAGGGAACGGTCTATTCTCATGGGTCGGTGGAAAACCCATTCACTGCCAGCACGCAAAAGAACGCCTAACAGCGTAATCACCAATAACCCCAATCAACCATCGCCCTCGTCAAGCTTCAATTCTTCCACGATTCAGTGTTGCAGACCGGCTACGTCCACGGAACATTTACTCCTCTACAAT TTTGCCGATGGACGACCATGCTTGGTTCCCCGCAACGCCGCCTGCTTAGTAGCCATAGGCCCTCCTCGCTCCCGCAGCGACCACCATCATTTCCTCTCAAAAATGTCCAGCGAATCAGGAGTGACCACTTCGTCGCGACACAGCTATCACCAAGCAAACGGGATGAACAGCACGCCAGCCAAGTCGAAAATGCATAAATCTTGCCAGCAACAACAACAGTCGAATACGAACGGAGAACCGACTCCGCTTCATCCTCCGCCACAGAACAGTTTATGCGTCGCATGTATTTCAAGCGCGAACCGTCGTAGAGAACACTCGGATAGCGGTAGCTTGGACGCGTACGATTTAGCCAGTCCCTGTTGTGATCCAAATTGTGTGCCCAGTCGTAGACGACGGGAGAAACAGAGGAGGGCGAGAAACGAACAGAACCACCaccaacagcaacagcagcagcagcagcagcagcaagtACAGCATCACCACGTACAACGAGAACAAtcgcaacagcagcagcaacatgGTACGCACAATTGCTCACGCACATCGGGACATAGTTTGCATTCCATCACCAGCAGCGACGTGTCGACCACTGCTGACAGCGTCGCCTCTTGCTCGACCAGCCTAAGTACGGACACGCTTTATTGGGATCCAAGCGTGCACCAACGACCACCACCGTGCCTTCAGTATGCCAAGCCAAAATCCTGGGACAATCTGACTACGAAGGCATTCGGAGGCTATGGCTTTGGATACGGGTATTTGGACACGGCCACCATAAAAACGCATAGCGCCGAGAGACCAGGCAAAGGTGCCCACGGACGAGCGAAAACGCCGACCGGTACCGTTCAGAGAAGGACGAGCAGTAGTACTACCTATTCCGGAAGTTCCACCAGACATTTTCAGCCGACCAAATCTACAGAAAGTTTACTGATACCTCCACCTTATCAAACGGAGTTGGATGCGAGTCTAAGCTGCGAATGTCTAGATGGACCAGCTCCTAGGTGCATACCCATTATTCAGATGGAGAAGCACAGTAGACAGGAAGAGGGTAGCTACGTTATCAATACGCACACGCAAGTTCGACATCGCCGGTCTAGTCATTCGGATGGGAAATTAAGGGCTCTAAATAATTCCGAGGTGACGCGTCTGTAA